In the genome of Desulfuromonas sp. DDH964, one region contains:
- a CDS encoding aspartate carbamoyltransferase catalytic subunit translates to MQFRHKHIIALRDLTKEEIELLLSTAENMREINNRDIKKVPTLRGKTIINLFYEASTRTRTSFEIAAKRLSADTVNISPSTSSATKGETLADTALNLLAMKPDIIVMRHAVSGSHYYLASKVSCSIVNAGDGAHEHPSQGLLDMLTMKDRFGRLDGLKVAIVGDITHSRVARSNIQGLTKLGSKVFLAGPPTMMPPGAERLGNVTVCNSMKEAIEDADVVMMLRIQQERQGKTLMPNAREYARYFGLNNENLKLAKPDAMVMHPGPINRGVEMSSYVVDGPQAHILRQVENGVAVRMSMLYHVCGGELGE, encoded by the coding sequence ATGCAATTTCGCCACAAACATATCATTGCGCTCCGGGACCTGACCAAGGAGGAGATCGAGTTGCTGCTCTCGACCGCCGAGAACATGCGGGAGATCAACAACCGCGATATCAAGAAGGTTCCGACCCTGCGCGGCAAGACGATCATCAACCTCTTTTACGAAGCGTCGACCCGGACCCGGACCTCCTTCGAAATTGCCGCCAAGCGGCTTTCGGCCGACACCGTCAACATCTCGCCATCGACCAGCTCGGCGACCAAGGGGGAAACCCTGGCCGATACCGCCCTTAACCTGCTGGCGATGAAACCTGATATCATCGTCATGCGCCACGCGGTCTCGGGGTCCCATTATTATCTCGCGAGCAAAGTCTCCTGCTCCATTGTGAACGCCGGCGACGGCGCCCATGAGCACCCCTCGCAGGGTCTGCTCGACATGCTGACGATGAAGGACCGTTTTGGTCGTCTCGATGGCCTCAAGGTGGCCATCGTCGGTGATATCACCCACAGCCGGGTCGCCCGCTCCAATATCCAGGGACTGACCAAACTCGGCTCCAAGGTCTTTCTCGCCGGTCCGCCGACGATGATGCCACCGGGGGCGGAACGCCTCGGCAATGTCACCGTCTGCAACAGCATGAAGGAAGCGATCGAAGATGCCGACGTGGTGATGATGCTGCGCATCCAGCAGGAGCGCCAGGGGAAGACGTTGATGCCCAACGCCCGGGAATACGCCCGCTACTTCGGTCTCAACAATGAGAACCTCAAGCTCGCCAAGCCCGATGCGATGGTGATGCACCCCGGACCGATCAATCGTGGCGTCGAGATGTCTTCCTATGTCGTCGATGGTCCGCAGGCCCATATTCTGCGTCAGGTTGAAAACGGTGTCGCAGTGCGCATGTCCATGCTTTACCATGTCTGCGGCGGCGAACTCGGCGAATAG
- the pyrR gene encoding bifunctional pyr operon transcriptional regulator/uracil phosphoribosyltransferase PyrR — protein MSKNETVILDSNGINRALTRIAHEILERNKGTADLVLVGIRSGGDHLAANLQQRIAEIEGEELPLGVVDITMYRDDLGSRGNLPLGKTEIPFNLDDKRLVLVDDVLFTGRTIRAAMDALIDLGRPRNIQLAVLIDRGHRELPIRPDFIGRNVPTALEEEIHVQFDAAHLPVEVRLVKP, from the coding sequence ATGAGCAAAAACGAGACCGTGATCCTCGACAGTAATGGCATCAACCGGGCGCTGACCCGGATTGCCCACGAAATCCTCGAACGCAACAAGGGGACCGCCGACCTGGTCTTGGTCGGTATCCGCAGCGGTGGCGATCACCTCGCGGCGAACCTGCAGCAGCGTATCGCCGAGATTGAGGGAGAGGAACTGCCCCTCGGCGTCGTCGATATCACCATGTACCGGGACGATCTCGGTTCCCGGGGCAACCTGCCTCTCGGCAAGACCGAAATTCCCTTCAACCTGGACGACAAGCGCCTGGTTCTGGTCGATGATGTCCTCTTTACCGGACGCACCATCCGCGCCGCCATGGACGCCCTGATTGACCTTGGCCGGCCACGCAATATCCAGCTTGCGGTCCTTATCGACCGCGGTCACCGCGAATTGCCAATCCGACCCGATTTTATCGGCCGCAATGTGCCGACCGCCCTGGAAGAGGAAATTCACGTGCAGTTCGATGCCGCCCATCTCCCGGTCGAGGTGCGGCTGGTCAAGCCCTAA
- the lepB gene encoding signal peptidase I, whose protein sequence is MAKPSQAPPGTEKLLTKPGKSKFRETFEALVVALLLALVIRTFVVQAFKIPSGSMEDTLLIGDHLLVNKFIYGIQFPFSDQRFFTLRHPHQGDIIVFEFPEDTRNPALNFWSRRDFIKRVVGTPGDTVEIRDKHLFVNGQRYDLPQEVHKEPGQVIGDAELCAQTTTFPRPQYCRDFMPPIKVPAGMFFVMGDNRDRSYDSRFWGFVPESSIKGLAFIKYWSWDSQRNWPRWDRIGRPIH, encoded by the coding sequence ATGGCCAAGCCCTCACAAGCTCCTCCAGGAACGGAAAAGCTCCTGACCAAGCCCGGAAAATCAAAATTCCGCGAAACGTTCGAAGCTCTGGTCGTCGCTCTGCTGCTCGCGCTGGTCATCCGCACCTTTGTGGTCCAGGCGTTCAAAATTCCGTCCGGTTCGATGGAAGACACCCTGCTGATCGGCGACCACCTGCTGGTCAACAAATTCATTTACGGCATCCAGTTTCCCTTCAGCGACCAGCGTTTTTTCACCCTGCGGCACCCGCATCAGGGAGACATTATCGTCTTTGAATTCCCTGAAGATACCAGGAACCCGGCGCTCAACTTCTGGTCGCGCCGCGATTTCATCAAGCGGGTGGTCGGCACCCCGGGGGATACGGTCGAAATTCGTGACAAGCATCTCTTCGTCAACGGCCAGCGCTACGATCTCCCCCAGGAGGTCCACAAAGAGCCGGGCCAGGTCATCGGCGACGCTGAACTCTGCGCGCAGACCACGACCTTTCCGCGCCCCCAGTACTGCCGCGATTTCATGCCACCGATCAAGGTCCCGGCGGGGATGTTCTTCGTCATGGGGGACAACCGGGACCGTTCCTACGACAGCCGCTTCTGGGGGTTCGTCCCCGAATCAAGTATCAAGGGACTCGCCTTCATCAAGTACTGGTCCTGGGACAGCCAGCGCAACTGGCCGCGCTGGGACCGCATTGGCCGACCGATTCATTAG
- the lepA gene encoding translation elongation factor 4, with translation MKHSNIRNFSIIAHIDHGKSTLADRLLEETGTLSQREKSDQFLDKMDLERERGITIKAQAVRLKYHGDDGQDYILNLIDTPGHVDFTYEVSRSLTACEGALLVVDASQGVEAQTLANVYLALDQDLEIFPVLNKIDLPSAEPARVKEEIEEIIGLDTSDAIEASAKEGRGIHEILETIVRKVPPPKGDPDGPLTALLFDSWYDSYQGVIILARIFDGTLKKGDKIQLMSNRKSFEVLKLGVFSPHPVEVAQLAAGEVGFVIAGIKVVADAKVGDTITHLHRPAPKALPGYKEVKPMVFSGLYPIDTADYDDLRDALEKLRLNDSSFSFEPENSMALGFGFRCGFLGLLHMEIIQERLEREFGVELITTAPTVVYKVTTTSGEQIQVESANKLPDLQYIDHMEEPFILASVHVPNEFVGAVLALCEEKRGIQREIKYLTATRVMVIYELPFNEIVLDFFDRLKSITRGYASLDYEPIDYRRSELVRLNVLINGEVVDALSLIVHRDKAQYRGRELVSKMKEFIPRQQYEVAIQAAIGNKVIARESVKALRKDVTAKCYGGDITRKRKLLEKQKEGKKRMKQVGSVELPQEAFLAILKVKEQK, from the coding sequence ATGAAACACTCCAATATTCGTAATTTTTCCATCATTGCCCATATCGACCACGGCAAATCGACCCTCGCCGACCGTCTTCTGGAAGAGACAGGGACCCTCTCGCAGCGGGAGAAGAGCGACCAGTTCCTCGACAAGATGGATCTGGAACGGGAACGGGGGATTACAATCAAGGCCCAGGCGGTGCGCCTGAAATACCACGGCGACGACGGACAGGATTACATTCTCAACCTCATCGACACCCCCGGCCATGTCGACTTCACCTATGAAGTCAGCCGCTCGCTGACCGCCTGCGAGGGCGCCCTGCTGGTCGTCGATGCCTCCCAGGGGGTCGAGGCCCAGACTCTGGCCAACGTCTACCTTGCTCTCGACCAGGACCTCGAGATCTTTCCGGTTCTGAACAAGATTGACCTGCCGAGCGCCGAACCGGCCCGTGTCAAGGAAGAGATCGAGGAGATCATCGGTCTCGATACCAGCGATGCCATCGAGGCGAGCGCCAAGGAGGGGCGCGGCATCCATGAGATCCTCGAAACGATCGTTCGCAAGGTCCCGCCGCCGAAGGGTGACCCGGACGGGCCACTGACCGCGCTCCTCTTCGACTCCTGGTACGACTCCTACCAGGGCGTTATCATTCTCGCCCGCATCTTCGACGGCACCCTGAAAAAAGGGGACAAGATCCAGCTGATGTCGAACCGCAAGAGCTTCGAGGTCCTCAAGCTCGGGGTCTTCTCGCCGCACCCGGTCGAGGTCGCCCAGCTTGCCGCCGGCGAAGTCGGTTTTGTCATCGCCGGAATCAAGGTGGTCGCCGATGCCAAGGTCGGCGATACCATCACCCATCTCCATCGACCGGCCCCCAAAGCCCTGCCCGGGTACAAGGAGGTCAAGCCGATGGTCTTTTCCGGCCTCTACCCGATCGATACCGCAGACTATGACGATCTCCGGGATGCGCTGGAGAAGCTGCGCCTCAACGACTCCTCCTTCTCCTTCGAGCCCGAGAATTCAATGGCCCTCGGGTTCGGCTTCCGTTGCGGTTTCCTCGGCCTGCTGCACATGGAGATCATCCAGGAGCGGCTGGAGCGGGAATTCGGCGTCGAACTGATCACCACCGCACCAACGGTGGTCTACAAGGTCACCACCACCAGCGGCGAACAAATCCAGGTGGAGAGTGCCAACAAGCTTCCCGACCTGCAGTACATCGACCACATGGAGGAGCCCTTCATCCTGGCTTCGGTTCATGTCCCCAATGAATTCGTCGGCGCGGTCCTGGCACTCTGTGAGGAAAAACGCGGGATTCAGCGGGAGATCAAGTATTTGACCGCGACCCGGGTGATGGTCATTTACGAGCTCCCCTTCAATGAAATCGTCCTCGACTTCTTCGACCGGTTGAAATCGATCACCCGTGGCTACGCCTCCCTCGACTACGAGCCGATCGATTACCGCAGGAGCGAACTGGTCCGGCTTAACGTCCTGATCAATGGCGAGGTGGTCGATGCCCTGTCGCTGATTGTGCACCGGGACAAGGCGCAATACCGTGGCCGCGAGCTGGTCTCCAAGATGAAGGAATTCATTCCTCGCCAGCAGTACGAAGTGGCGATCCAGGCGGCGATCGGCAACAAGGTCATCGCCCGGGAGAGCGTCAAGGCGCTGCGCAAGGACGTTACCGCCAAGTGCTACGGCGGGGACATTACCCGCAAGCGCAAGTTGCTGGAAAAACAGAAGGAAGGCAAAAAGCGCATGAAGCAGGTGGGAAGTGTCGAACTCCCCCAGGAAGCCTTTCTAGCCATCCTCAAGGTGAAAGAGCAGAAATAA
- a CDS encoding response regulator: MSQALRKAIQRLPGGPLSKFFYLVLGVWTLLLVAFYAWDMHLSWNNVNEAAVIQARAIAEKDILHRRWSASLGGVYVLTDKGVAPNPFLADHPLRDLTTREGVQLTLVNPEYMSRMVYGLQDKATKVITRVTDFNPINAQNTPDPWEKEALHQITGGEQEIHSVVDIGKRPFLRYMVPLANETGCRLCHSGPAADGPILGALSVQVPLLPLYRQAGHEIFTHAITYALIWALGMMGIYYAFRNYQRSDQARRATEKELQVAKESAESASRAKSEFLANMSHEIRTPMNAIIGMTELTLETRLTKDQREYLSMVQTSAGSLLRVINDILDFSKIEAGKLDLERLPFDLRETIEQTVQALAIRAHQKGLEIICRIAQDVPLRVEGDPMRLRQILVNLIGNAIKFTPRGQIVITVAPAGHASLEGGLLIAFSVEDSGIGIPADKISQLFQSFSQVDSSTTRHYGGTGLGLAICKQLCELMGGEITLTSRENQGSRFSFELPFPVLVPAPVPAVGDPSRGTVLVAGSNPVASQALCDLVESFGLATETVRSGEVLLRLLGSAEDSSDQPFQLLLLDNRIDPGSGFDLVKRLQHSRALLPPTVMLLTADLLNEDAARCNKLDLAGYLAKPVRRNELGQVLARVWPGIDAPAPGSASPSSPAIGLSAQLLSNSGKTGLRVLVAEDNRMNRKVVEALGRRRGWRISAVVNGQEALDLLECEDFDLVLMDVQMPELDGLETTRRIRQREGASGGHIPILGLTAHAREEDRENCLAAGMDGYLSKPVDPKTFYQTIESLLQSSQAPEMGGEQSLISGLADPESLVSELARDFLSDINTEMESLETALNNGDAQLLERKAHGLKAVVGLFQAQSAYQLSRQLEQLASSGELEAADPVFRILQAEISQLVAFLRSHQVAP, encoded by the coding sequence ATGTCCCAGGCACTCCGAAAGGCTATCCAGAGACTCCCGGGTGGCCCCCTCAGTAAATTTTTTTATCTCGTTCTCGGCGTCTGGACCCTGCTGCTGGTCGCGTTCTATGCCTGGGACATGCACCTGAGCTGGAACAACGTCAACGAGGCGGCGGTTATCCAGGCCCGGGCGATTGCCGAGAAGGACATCCTGCACCGTCGCTGGAGCGCCTCGCTGGGCGGTGTCTATGTCCTGACCGACAAGGGGGTTGCTCCCAATCCGTTTCTGGCCGATCACCCCCTGCGGGACCTGACCACCAGGGAAGGGGTGCAGCTGACCCTGGTCAACCCGGAATACATGAGCCGGATGGTTTACGGGCTCCAGGACAAGGCGACCAAGGTCATCACCCGGGTGACCGACTTCAATCCGATCAACGCCCAGAACACCCCTGACCCCTGGGAGAAAGAGGCTCTGCACCAAATCACCGGCGGCGAGCAGGAAATCCACAGCGTAGTCGATATCGGCAAACGCCCTTTCCTGCGCTACATGGTGCCCCTGGCCAACGAAACCGGTTGCCGTCTTTGTCATTCCGGACCGGCGGCCGATGGCCCGATTCTCGGCGCGCTCAGCGTTCAGGTTCCCCTGCTGCCGCTCTATCGGCAGGCCGGGCACGAAATCTTTACTCACGCCATTACCTATGCCCTGATCTGGGCCCTGGGAATGATGGGGATTTATTACGCCTTTCGCAATTACCAGCGCTCCGATCAGGCCCGGCGAGCTACCGAAAAGGAGCTCCAGGTCGCCAAGGAGAGCGCCGAGAGCGCAAGCCGGGCCAAGAGTGAATTTCTGGCCAACATGAGTCATGAAATCCGCACGCCGATGAATGCTATTATCGGCATGACCGAGCTGACCCTGGAAACCCGGCTCACCAAGGACCAGCGGGAGTATCTGTCGATGGTGCAGACCTCCGCCGGATCTTTGCTGCGCGTCATCAACGACATTCTCGATTTTTCCAAGATCGAGGCAGGCAAACTCGACCTTGAAAGACTTCCCTTCGACCTTCGCGAGACCATTGAGCAGACGGTCCAGGCGCTGGCCATACGTGCCCACCAGAAAGGGCTGGAGATCATCTGCCGCATTGCACAGGATGTCCCGTTGCGGGTGGAGGGGGACCCCATGCGACTGCGGCAGATCCTGGTCAACCTGATCGGCAACGCCATCAAGTTCACCCCCCGGGGACAGATTGTCATCACCGTAGCCCCTGCTGGTCACGCCAGCCTTGAGGGGGGCCTCCTCATTGCCTTCAGTGTCGAAGATTCGGGGATAGGCATCCCCGCCGATAAAATCAGTCAACTGTTCCAGAGTTTCAGCCAGGTCGATTCTTCCACCACCCGCCACTATGGTGGAACCGGGCTCGGTCTGGCAATCTGCAAACAACTTTGCGAGCTGATGGGCGGCGAGATCACCCTCACCAGTCGGGAGAACCAGGGGAGCCGCTTTTCCTTCGAACTTCCGTTCCCGGTCCTCGTGCCGGCCCCGGTGCCAGCGGTTGGCGACCCGTCCCGGGGGACGGTCCTCGTGGCAGGCTCCAACCCGGTCGCGAGCCAGGCCCTCTGTGATCTCGTCGAAAGTTTCGGCCTTGCCACCGAGACGGTCCGAAGCGGCGAGGTGCTGCTGCGACTGCTCGGCAGCGCCGAGGATTCCTCTGATCAACCGTTTCAGCTTCTCCTTCTCGACAACCGGATCGACCCCGGCAGCGGCTTCGACCTGGTGAAGCGTCTGCAGCATAGTCGTGCCCTTTTGCCGCCGACGGTCATGCTGCTTACTGCCGATCTGCTCAATGAGGACGCGGCCCGTTGCAACAAGCTCGACCTGGCCGGGTATCTCGCCAAACCGGTGCGCCGCAACGAGCTGGGCCAGGTTCTGGCCCGGGTATGGCCGGGGATCGATGCGCCCGCCCCGGGGAGTGCCAGTCCATCATCCCCGGCTATCGGTTTATCAGCCCAGCTGCTGTCGAATTCCGGGAAGACGGGGTTGCGGGTGCTGGTTGCCGAAGACAACCGGATGAACCGGAAGGTTGTTGAGGCCCTCGGCCGCCGCCGTGGCTGGCGCATCAGCGCCGTGGTCAATGGCCAGGAAGCCCTCGACCTCCTCGAATGCGAGGATTTTGACCTGGTCCTGATGGATGTGCAGATGCCAGAGCTCGACGGGCTGGAAACGACCCGTCGTATCCGTCAGCGGGAGGGTGCCAGCGGCGGACACATACCGATCCTCGGCCTGACGGCGCATGCCCGCGAGGAGGACCGGGAGAACTGCCTGGCGGCCGGTATGGACGGCTACCTTTCGAAGCCGGTCGACCCCAAGACCTTCTACCAGACCATCGAAAGCCTGCTGCAAAGCAGCCAGGCACCGGAGATGGGCGGCGAGCAGTCACTGATATCGGGCCTCGCCGATCCCGAATCCCTGGTCAGCGAACTGGCCCGCGACTTTCTCAGCGACATCAACACCGAGATGGAGTCCCTGGAAACGGCTCTCAACAACGGTGATGCGCAACTGCTGGAGCGAAAGGCCCATGGGCTGAAAGCGGTGGTCGGCCTGTTTCAGGCGCAGAGCGCATATCAGCTCAGCCGCCAGCTTGAACAGCTCGCATCATCCGGAGAGCTGGAGGCGGCGGACCCGGTTTTTCGCATCCTGCAAGCCGAAATCAGCCAGCTGGTCGCCTTCCTGCGCTCCCACCAGGTTGCGCCCTAG
- a CDS encoding VOC family protein, with the protein MNYPMIHICFRVFDLDAARAFYQKAFGFEVSREKDFPGDFKLLYLRAPGHPFELELTFNYGRSEPYQIGDGYSHFAVRCDDLEGSHRQHQELGLEPGPLKGLGKDGKAHFYFLRDPDGYLIEVIGS; encoded by the coding sequence ATGAACTATCCGATGATCCACATCTGTTTCCGGGTCTTCGACCTGGACGCGGCGCGCGCGTTTTACCAGAAGGCCTTTGGATTTGAGGTTTCCCGGGAAAAGGATTTCCCCGGGGATTTCAAACTTCTCTATCTGCGGGCTCCCGGACATCCCTTCGAACTTGAACTGACCTTCAATTATGGCCGCAGCGAACCCTACCAGATCGGTGACGGCTATAGTCATTTCGCGGTGCGTTGCGACGACCTCGAAGGTTCCCATCGCCAGCATCAGGAGCTTGGCCTCGAACCTGGTCCTCTGAAGGGGCTGGGGAAGGATGGCAAGGCCCATTTCTACTTCCTGCGTGACCCCGATGGATATCTCATCGAGGTGATCGGTAGCTGA
- a CDS encoding response regulator, with protein MSKTPPKILLVDDVDFFLEIEQDYLRQTPATILLAGNGRAALELAQQHRPDLIFMDVNMPVMDGLTCCRLLKCDPHLREIPVVMVFAPSPEVDESTCRAAGCDEVINKPVDRNRFLDLGRRFLFAIDRREKRIPCQMTVDFTLAGVSHQGMGLDISAHGLYIGFRNEVHYDDRVRVTFFLPAVSPEKIELTARVAWVNQGFPRPNLAQPQGFGVEFKNIPATTAAIIADFVARFDSHPLEAG; from the coding sequence GTGTCGAAGACCCCACCCAAAATTCTCCTGGTCGATGACGTCGATTTTTTCCTCGAAATCGAGCAGGACTACCTGCGCCAGACCCCGGCGACAATTTTGCTGGCCGGCAATGGCCGCGCCGCCCTCGAACTCGCCCAGCAGCATCGGCCGGACCTGATCTTCATGGATGTCAACATGCCGGTGATGGATGGCCTGACCTGCTGCCGGCTCCTCAAGTGCGACCCGCATTTGCGTGAAATTCCGGTGGTGATGGTCTTTGCCCCCAGTCCGGAAGTCGATGAATCGACCTGCCGGGCCGCCGGTTGCGACGAGGTGATAAACAAACCGGTCGACAGGAATCGATTTCTCGATCTCGGGCGCAGGTTTCTGTTTGCCATCGACCGGCGGGAAAAACGGATACCCTGCCAGATGACGGTCGATTTCACTCTCGCTGGTGTCAGCCACCAGGGCATGGGTCTCGATATCAGTGCCCACGGCCTGTACATCGGGTTCCGCAATGAAGTCCACTACGACGACCGTGTGCGCGTCACCTTTTTCCTGCCGGCGGTCAGCCCGGAAAAAATTGAACTTACCGCCCGGGTGGCCTGGGTGAACCAGGGTTTCCCGCGCCCCAACCTGGCGCAGCCCCAGGGGTTTGGCGTCGAATTCAAAAATATCCCTGCGACCACCGCCGCGATCATCGCCGATTTCGTCGCCCGCTTTGACAGCCACCCCCTGGAAGCGGGCTGA
- a CDS encoding MBL fold metallo-hydrolase encodes MRGQLTILCENTVTRPGGLIGEHGFAALLETDQGRFLFDTGQGLGILGNARLLGKELSPLDGIILSHGHADHCGGLLQVLEGCQEVPVYAHPDLFKERYWSGRFEQRANGCPWNRDEVEKAGGRMAAVSQFRKLVPGLYLSGEVPRQNSFEVGDPNLVTTGEGGALQPDPFDDDLSLAIDTPRGLLVLVGCAHAGLVNILRHFRTQTSKRIVAVVGGTHLAPAGDEQFAATAAELRQCGVERIGLAHCTGLVRSGELVQLFPGQVMFANVGFQFDF; translated from the coding sequence ATGCGCGGCCAGCTGACCATTCTCTGCGAAAATACCGTGACCCGCCCCGGCGGGCTGATTGGTGAACATGGGTTTGCCGCTCTGCTCGAGACGGACCAGGGAAGGTTTCTTTTCGACACCGGTCAGGGGCTCGGAATCCTCGGCAATGCCCGCCTCCTCGGCAAGGAGCTTTCGCCCCTCGACGGCATCATCCTCAGCCACGGTCACGCTGATCACTGCGGGGGGCTGCTCCAGGTCCTTGAGGGGTGCCAGGAGGTTCCTGTCTACGCCCACCCGGACCTTTTCAAGGAACGCTACTGGAGCGGCCGCTTCGAACAGCGGGCCAACGGCTGCCCCTGGAACCGGGACGAGGTGGAAAAGGCCGGTGGCCGGATGGCCGCGGTCAGTCAATTCAGGAAACTTGTCCCCGGCCTCTACCTGTCGGGCGAGGTGCCGCGGCAGAACAGCTTCGAAGTCGGCGACCCGAACCTGGTGACAACAGGGGAGGGGGGCGCGTTGCAACCCGACCCCTTCGATGACGATCTCTCCCTCGCCATCGACACCCCACGCGGTCTGCTGGTGCTGGTAGGTTGTGCTCATGCCGGACTGGTCAACATTCTGCGCCATTTTCGCACGCAGACCAGCAAACGCATTGTTGCCGTGGTCGGGGGCACCCACCTTGCGCCGGCCGGAGATGAGCAATTTGCCGCAACCGCCGCTGAATTGCGCCAGTGCGGGGTTGAAAGGATTGGCCTTGCCCACTGTACCGGCCTCGTCCGCAGCGGTGAACTGGTTCAGCTCTTTCCCGGCCAGGTCATGTTTGCCAATGTCGGATTTCAATTTGATTTTTGA
- the yhbY gene encoding ribosome assembly RNA-binding protein YhbY, which produces MQTLTGKQVRFLRGLGHHLQPVVMIGREELSERLLASVEVALEDHELIKVKLQEGCSTDRREIASQLAEKTRSQVAQVLGRTILLYRPATDPQIKLP; this is translated from the coding sequence ATGCAGACGTTAACCGGTAAGCAGGTCCGTTTCCTGCGCGGCCTGGGCCATCACCTGCAACCCGTGGTCATGATCGGTCGCGAAGAACTGAGCGAGCGCCTGCTCGCCTCGGTCGAAGTAGCCCTGGAGGACCACGAACTGATCAAGGTCAAGCTGCAGGAGGGGTGCAGCACCGACCGGCGGGAAATTGCCAGCCAGCTCGCGGAAAAGACCCGCTCCCAGGTGGCCCAGGTGCTCGGTCGCACCATTCTTCTTTACCGCCCGGCAACCGATCCGCAGATCAAGCTCCCCTGA
- a CDS encoding deoxyguanosinetriphosphate triphosphohydrolase, which yields MERPDLAPYAARSAESRGRRFSEPFKDDRPAFERDRDRIIHCAAFRRLEYKTQVFVNHEGDYYRTRLTHSLEVAQIARGIARRLHLNEDLVEALALAHDLGHTPFGHTGEHVLNRLMRDAGGFEHNRQSLRIVDLLEERYPGFNGLNLSWETREGIIKHSSDYDHPGSEPAVDFEPTVPPTLEAQIIDLADEIAYNNHDIDDGLKAGYITLDELAELELWRETSALVAEKFPLLDQERRVHQTISHLIGSLIGDLVATTSGQLASCNIDSLDAVRGHGGRLVSFSAATRERNRALKAFLYRRLYRHYKVERMRVKAERFLTLLFESYLANPTLLPSAYQGRFEQYGRERVICDYLAGMTDRYAMDEYKRLFEPYERV from the coding sequence ATGGAACGACCCGACCTGGCTCCTTACGCCGCCCGTAGCGCCGAAAGCCGCGGCCGCCGGTTTTCCGAACCCTTCAAGGATGACCGCCCGGCCTTTGAGCGGGACCGGGACCGGATCATCCACTGTGCCGCATTCCGCCGGCTCGAATACAAGACCCAGGTCTTCGTCAACCACGAAGGGGACTACTACCGCACCCGCCTGACCCATTCCCTGGAAGTCGCGCAGATCGCCCGGGGCATCGCTCGGCGCCTGCACCTCAACGAAGACCTGGTGGAGGCCCTGGCGCTCGCCCACGACCTCGGCCACACCCCCTTTGGCCACACCGGGGAGCATGTCCTGAACCGCCTGATGCGCGATGCCGGCGGATTTGAGCACAACCGCCAGTCGCTGCGCATCGTCGACCTTCTGGAAGAACGTTATCCCGGCTTCAACGGTCTCAACCTGAGCTGGGAAACCCGGGAAGGGATCATCAAGCATTCTTCGGATTATGATCACCCCGGCAGCGAGCCGGCCGTCGATTTCGAACCGACCGTGCCACCGACCCTGGAAGCCCAGATCATCGACCTCGCCGACGAAATCGCCTACAACAATCATGATATCGACGACGGCCTGAAAGCGGGCTATATCACCCTGGACGAGCTCGCAGAGCTGGAACTGTGGCGGGAGACCTCGGCGCTGGTGGCGGAAAAATTTCCGCTTTTGGACCAGGAGCGCCGGGTACACCAGACCATCAGTCACCTGATCGGCAGCCTGATCGGCGACCTCGTCGCGACCACCAGCGGGCAGCTTGCATCCTGCAACATCGACAGCCTCGACGCGGTGCGCGGCCATGGCGGTCGCCTGGTCAGTTTCAGCGCCGCAACCCGGGAACGGAACCGGGCACTGAAGGCCTTCCTCTACCGGCGTCTCTACCGCCATTACAAGGTGGAACGGATGCGGGTCAAGGCCGAGCGCTTCCTGACCCTGCTGTTTGAAAGCTACCTCGCCAATCCGACCCTGTTGCCAAGCGCCTACCAGGGTCGTTTCGAGCAGTATGGCCGGGAGCGGGTGATCTGCGATTACCTGGCAGGCATGACCGACCGTTATGCGATGGACGAATACAAGCGACTATTCGAGCCTTACGAACGGGTCTGA